A genomic window from Struthio camelus isolate bStrCam1 chromosome 2, bStrCam1.hap1, whole genome shotgun sequence includes:
- the TP53INP1 gene encoding tumor protein p53-inducible nuclear protein 1 isoform X4, translating into MFQRLNSMFMGEIDGLSSQEPEFSEKEDEEWILVDFITDTCTNCSTEEADITETSAADSSPVFSCLPAPLEHLPEANESCFIQFDSCPMEESWFITPPPCFTAGGLTTIKVETSPMENLLIEHPSMSVYAVHNTCHSLNETSCGNEEFHSPGSPRAKKSCLRHTGTNGGPK; encoded by the exons ATGTTCCAGAGGTTAAACAGCATGTTCATGGGAGAGATTGATGGCTTGTCCAGCCAGGAGCCTGAGTTCAGtgagaaagaagatgaagaatgGATTCTGGTTGATTTTATAA CAGACACTTGCACTAATTGCTCCACGGAGGAAGCGGACATCACTGAAACATCAGCTGCAGACAGCTCACCGGTCTTCTCTTGTTTACCAGCTCCCTTGGAACACTTGCCAGAGGCTAATGAGTCCTGTTTCATCCAGTTTGATTCATGTCCAATGGAGGAGAGCTGGTTTATTACCCCTCCTCCATGTTTTACTGCAGGTGGATTAACCACTATCAAAGTGGAAACCAGTCCTATGGAGAACCTCCTGATAGAGCATCCCAGCATGTCAGTGTATGCTGTCCATAATACCTGTCACAGCCTTAACGAGACTAGCTGTGGAAATGAGGAGTTTCACAGTCCAGGTAGTCCCAG
- the TP53INP1 gene encoding tumor protein p53-inducible nuclear protein 1 isoform X3: MFQRLNSMFMGEIDGLSSQEPEFSEKEDEEWILVDFINTCTNCSTEEADITETSAADSSPVFSCLPAPLEHLPEANESCFIQFDSCPMEESWFITPPPCFTAGGLTTIKVETSPMENLLIEHPSMSVYAVHNTCHSLNETSCGNEEFHSPGSPRAKKSCLRHTGTNGGPK, from the exons ATGTTCCAGAGGTTAAACAGCATGTTCATGGGAGAGATTGATGGCTTGTCCAGCCAGGAGCCTGAGTTCAGtgagaaagaagatgaagaatgGATTCTGGTTGATTTTATAA ACACTTGCACTAATTGCTCCACGGAGGAAGCGGACATCACTGAAACATCAGCTGCAGACAGCTCACCGGTCTTCTCTTGTTTACCAGCTCCCTTGGAACACTTGCCAGAGGCTAATGAGTCCTGTTTCATCCAGTTTGATTCATGTCCAATGGAGGAGAGCTGGTTTATTACCCCTCCTCCATGTTTTACTGCAGGTGGATTAACCACTATCAAAGTGGAAACCAGTCCTATGGAGAACCTCCTGATAGAGCATCCCAGCATGTCAGTGTATGCTGTCCATAATACCTGTCACAGCCTTAACGAGACTAGCTGTGGAAATGAGGAGTTTCACAGTCCAGGTAGTCCCAG